A portion of the Colius striatus isolate bColStr4 chromosome 1, bColStr4.1.hap1, whole genome shotgun sequence genome contains these proteins:
- the NDUFB4 gene encoding NADH dehydrogenase [ubiquinone] 1 beta subcomplex subunit 4: MASGPPPTAAEAYRPNRYVSLPAELDPNTYDSSPEKRRAEAERLAIRARLKRQYQLQLNNPNPPAIIENPALIRWDYARTHNVYPTFRLTPKTVFLGAVCSIGPLLFWGILFKVDRDRREKLIKEGKYERPFSLY, translated from the exons ATGGCGTCGGGGCCGCCCCCCACGGCCGCCGAGGCGTACCGGCCCAACCGTTACGTCTCGCTGCCGGCCGAGCTCGATCCCAACACCTACGACTCGTCGCCGGAGAAGCGCCGTGCGGAAGCTGAGCGCTTGGCGATCCGCGCCCGGCTCAAGCGGCAGTACCAGCTGCAGCTCAACAACCCCAACCCACCGGCCATCATC GAAAATCCTGCCTTGATCCGCTGGGACTATGCTAGGACACACAACGTCTACCCTACTTTCCGCCTGACACCTAAGACGGTCTTTCTGGGAGCTGTTTGTTCGATAGGCCCTCTCCTCTTCTGGGGCATTCTCTTCAAAGTCGATAGG gATCGTAGGGAGAAGCTtatcaaagaaggaaaatacgAGCGACCGTTCAGTCTATATTAA